Proteins co-encoded in one Neodiprion lecontei isolate iyNeoLeco1 chromosome 3, iyNeoLeco1.1, whole genome shotgun sequence genomic window:
- the LOC107224023 gene encoding tubulin epsilon chain-like isoform X1 codes for MSQFISVQVGQCGNQIGSAFWPLVLNEYGIQTSSNSVQLLKTQKDHVKNTRELSEAFHSFFHVPGNKGDLSFKTLADLNAAKVKARTVLIDMEDSVVSRYRQGPLRGLFDQTCSVTNYPGSGNNWAVGHYTHGTEYRDRIDETVRRVAEKCDCLHGFMITNSVGGGTGSGLGTAVLSFLEDSHPRVDRFVSCVFPSGTEDVVTAPYNVLLASRELLEHATCVFPVENKALLEICNAQMSKRENIDQASYNGSCLPFQDMNSIIVNMLLHLTSGSRFPGSLNMDMNELATNLVTYPKLNYIFSSVSPIALTASTMPTIPGTKMQDQLFTDAWSRSNQLLKTDPLSPGSVILSAAHVVRGTTSLTDMRRNIKKFQSKARFTRWSKEAMKVGLCSVPPFGHPASLLCLLNSTAMSNMLEVIVQQFDKLYSRKAHAHHYLEVNGFEENHFHESRESILNLSKQYIELQIQQPMNIPRLQLL; via the exons atgagtCAATTTATATCAGTTCAAG TCGGTCAATGTGGAAATCAAATAGGCTCGGCTTTTTGGCCACTGGTATTAAACGAGTATGGAATTCAAACATCTAGTAACAGCGTACAGTTATTGAAAACACAAAAGGATCATGTTAAAAACACAAGAGAGCTATCGGAAGCATTTCACAGTTTTTTCCACGTTCCTGGAAACAAAGGAGACTTGTCGTTTAAAACGTTAGCAGATCTCAATGCTGCTAAAGTCAAAGCCAGG ACAGTTCTCATCGACATGGAGGATAGTGTTGTGTCTCGATACAGACAAGGACCTTTAAGAGGTCTCTTCGATCAAACGTGCAGCGTTACAAATTATCCAGGATCTGGAAATAACTG GGCAGTTGGGCATTACACTCATGGCACAGAGTATCGTGATCGAATAGATGAAACTGTGAGGCGAGTAGCAGAAAAATGCGATTGTCTTCACGGATTTATGATAACAAACTCCGTTGGTGGTGGTACAGGTTCTGGCCTGGGTACTGCTGTTTTGTCTTTCTTGGAAGATAGTCACCCTCGTGTTGACAG atttgtaTCGTGTGTGTTTCCATCAGGCACTGAGGATGTTGTAACGGCTCCATATAACGTGTTGCTAGCTTCAAGGGAGCTTTTAGAACATGCCACATGCGTCTTTCCAGTTGAAAACAAGGCACTCTTGGAAATTTGTAATGCTCAAATGTCTAAGAGGGAGAATATTGATCAAGCTTCGTACAATGGTAGTTGCCTACCCTTCCAAGACATGAATagtattattgttaatatgCTTTTACATTTGACAAG TGGTTCACGATTTCCCGGTAGCTTGAATATGGATATGAACGAATTGGCAACAAACCTTGTTACATATCCAAAGTTAAATTACATATTCAGCAGTGTTAGTCCTATTGCTTTGACTGCTTCAACAATGCCTACAATTCCGGGTACCAA GATGCAAGATCAGCTATTTACAGATGCTTGGTCTAGAAGCAATCAATTATTAAAAACAGATCCCTTGAGCCCCGGATCCGTGATTTTAAGCGCAGCTCATGTTGTCAGAGGCACCACTTCTTTGACGGACATGAGACGAAACATTAAGAA ATTCCAGAGTAAAGCTAGATTTACAAGATGGAGCAAAGAGGCAATGAAAGTTGGATTATGTTCCGTACCACCTTTCGGACATCCTGCGTCGCTCCTGTGTCTTCTAAACTCGACAGCTATGTCCAATATGCTTGAAGTTATAGTGCAACAATTCGATAAACTTTACAGCAGAAAG GCTCATGCTCACCATTACCTAGAGGTGAATggatttgaagaaaatcacTTCCATGAAAGCCGAGAATCCATTCTGAATCTATCAAAACAATATATAGAACTGCAAATCCAACAACCAATGAACATCCCACGACTACAGTTATTGTAA
- the LOC107224023 gene encoding tubulin epsilon chain-like isoform X2, with translation MEDSVVSRYRQGPLRGLFDQTCSVTNYPGSGNNWAVGHYTHGTEYRDRIDETVRRVAEKCDCLHGFMITNSVGGGTGSGLGTAVLSFLEDSHPRVDRFVSCVFPSGTEDVVTAPYNVLLASRELLEHATCVFPVENKALLEICNAQMSKRENIDQASYNGSCLPFQDMNSIIVNMLLHLTSGSRFPGSLNMDMNELATNLVTYPKLNYIFSSVSPIALTASTMPTIPGTKMQDQLFTDAWSRSNQLLKTDPLSPGSVILSAAHVVRGTTSLTDMRRNIKKFQSKARFTRWSKEAMKVGLCSVPPFGHPASLLCLLNSTAMSNMLEVIVQQFDKLYSRKAHAHHYLEVNGFEENHFHESRESILNLSKQYIELQIQQPMNIPRLQLL, from the exons ATGGAGGATAGTGTTGTGTCTCGATACAGACAAGGACCTTTAAGAGGTCTCTTCGATCAAACGTGCAGCGTTACAAATTATCCAGGATCTGGAAATAACTG GGCAGTTGGGCATTACACTCATGGCACAGAGTATCGTGATCGAATAGATGAAACTGTGAGGCGAGTAGCAGAAAAATGCGATTGTCTTCACGGATTTATGATAACAAACTCCGTTGGTGGTGGTACAGGTTCTGGCCTGGGTACTGCTGTTTTGTCTTTCTTGGAAGATAGTCACCCTCGTGTTGACAG atttgtaTCGTGTGTGTTTCCATCAGGCACTGAGGATGTTGTAACGGCTCCATATAACGTGTTGCTAGCTTCAAGGGAGCTTTTAGAACATGCCACATGCGTCTTTCCAGTTGAAAACAAGGCACTCTTGGAAATTTGTAATGCTCAAATGTCTAAGAGGGAGAATATTGATCAAGCTTCGTACAATGGTAGTTGCCTACCCTTCCAAGACATGAATagtattattgttaatatgCTTTTACATTTGACAAG TGGTTCACGATTTCCCGGTAGCTTGAATATGGATATGAACGAATTGGCAACAAACCTTGTTACATATCCAAAGTTAAATTACATATTCAGCAGTGTTAGTCCTATTGCTTTGACTGCTTCAACAATGCCTACAATTCCGGGTACCAA GATGCAAGATCAGCTATTTACAGATGCTTGGTCTAGAAGCAATCAATTATTAAAAACAGATCCCTTGAGCCCCGGATCCGTGATTTTAAGCGCAGCTCATGTTGTCAGAGGCACCACTTCTTTGACGGACATGAGACGAAACATTAAGAA ATTCCAGAGTAAAGCTAGATTTACAAGATGGAGCAAAGAGGCAATGAAAGTTGGATTATGTTCCGTACCACCTTTCGGACATCCTGCGTCGCTCCTGTGTCTTCTAAACTCGACAGCTATGTCCAATATGCTTGAAGTTATAGTGCAACAATTCGATAAACTTTACAGCAGAAAG GCTCATGCTCACCATTACCTAGAGGTGAATggatttgaagaaaatcacTTCCATGAAAGCCGAGAATCCATTCTGAATCTATCAAAACAATATATAGAACTGCAAATCCAACAACCAATGAACATCCCACGACTACAGTTATTGTAA